The proteins below come from a single Streptomyces spongiicola genomic window:
- the moeZ gene encoding adenylyltransferase/sulfurtransferase MoeZ, giving the protein MSLPPLVEPAAELTVDEVRRYSRHLIIPDVGMDGQKRLKNARVLCVGAGGLGSPALMYLAAAGVGTLGIVEFDEVDESNLQRQIIHSQSDIGRSKAESARDSVKGINPYVDVVLHEERLEADNVMDIFGRYDLIVDGTDNFATRYLVNDACVLLGKPYVWGSIYRFDGQASVFWSEHGPCYRCLYPEPPPPGMVPSCAEGGVLGVLCASIGSIQVNEAVKLLAGIGEPLVGRLMIYDALEMQYRQVKVRKDPDCAVCGENPTVTELIDYEAFCGVVSEEAQEAALGSTITPKQLKEWIDDGENIDIIDVREPNEYEIVSIPGARLIPKNEFLMGGALQDLPQDKKIVLHCKTGVRSAEVLAVLKSAGFADAVHVGGGVIGWVNQIEPGKPVY; this is encoded by the coding sequence GTGTCGCTGCCACCCCTGGTCGAGCCGGCCGCCGAGCTCACCGTAGACGAGGTCCGCAGGTACTCCCGCCACCTGATCATCCCGGATGTCGGGATGGACGGGCAGAAGCGGCTGAAGAACGCAAGGGTGCTCTGTGTGGGTGCCGGTGGTCTGGGCTCGCCGGCGCTGATGTACCTGGCGGCGGCCGGCGTCGGCACGCTCGGCATCGTCGAGTTCGACGAGGTGGACGAGTCGAACCTGCAGCGCCAGATCATCCACAGCCAGTCGGACATCGGCCGGTCCAAGGCCGAGTCCGCCCGCGACAGCGTCAAGGGCATCAACCCGTATGTGGACGTCGTCCTCCACGAGGAGCGGCTCGAGGCCGACAACGTGATGGACATCTTCGGCCGGTACGACCTGATCGTCGACGGCACGGACAACTTCGCCACCCGGTACCTGGTGAACGACGCCTGCGTGCTGCTCGGCAAGCCGTATGTGTGGGGGTCGATCTACCGATTCGACGGCCAGGCCTCGGTGTTCTGGTCCGAGCACGGCCCCTGCTACCGCTGCCTCTACCCGGAGCCCCCGCCGCCCGGCATGGTGCCGTCCTGCGCCGAGGGCGGCGTACTGGGCGTGCTCTGCGCCTCCATCGGCTCCATCCAGGTCAACGAGGCCGTCAAGCTGCTCGCCGGCATCGGGGAGCCGCTGGTCGGCCGGCTGATGATCTACGACGCACTGGAGATGCAGTACCGCCAGGTGAAGGTCCGCAAGGACCCCGACTGCGCGGTCTGCGGAGAGAACCCCACCGTCACCGAACTCATCGACTACGAGGCGTTCTGCGGCGTCGTGTCCGAGGAGGCACAGGAGGCCGCGCTCGGTTCCACGATCACTCCGAAGCAGCTCAAGGAGTGGATCGACGACGGCGAGAACATCGACATCATCGACGTCCGCGAGCCGAACGAGTACGAGATCGTCTCGATCCCCGGGGCGCGGCTGATCCCGAAGAACGAGTTCCTGATGGGCGGCGCCCTCCAGGACCTCCCACAGGACAAGAAGATCGTCCTGCACTGCAAGACGGGCGTCCGCAGTGCGGAGGTCCTCGCGGTCCTCAAGTCGGCCGGTTTCGCCGACGCCGTGCACGTCGGCGGTGGCGTGATCGGCTGGGTCAACCAGATCGAGCCTGGGAAGCCGGTCTACTAG
- a CDS encoding MHYT domain-containing protein, whose translation MTATISNFHYGAITPVSAYLMACLGAALGLRCTTRSLRRPRGRAKWLALGAVSIGCGIWTMHFVAMIGFSIQGALVSYDTTRTLLSLAVAIAVVAVGVFLVGYRGGSPVNLAVAGTITGLGVAAMHYLGMSAMHTAGALHYDTPTVVLSVVIAVVAATAALWAAVSIHGLWASLGASLVMGVAVTGMHYTGMAAVSVHLDGQTVASQSPTGLMGFLLLMLAGPLAALLVAAVIVMFDPDMMLGDNDNDNDRDRDRDSWDRPASGPHGPGPGTGTPAQQPGQYPSSYPSSGQHPSPYQSW comes from the coding sequence ATGACCGCCACGATCTCCAACTTCCACTACGGCGCGATAACCCCCGTATCCGCTTATCTGATGGCATGCCTCGGCGCGGCGCTGGGGCTGCGGTGCACGACACGCTCACTGCGGCGACCGCGCGGCCGAGCCAAGTGGCTGGCACTGGGCGCCGTGTCGATCGGTTGCGGCATTTGGACCATGCACTTCGTCGCCATGATCGGCTTCAGCATCCAGGGGGCGCTGGTCAGCTACGACACCACGAGAACGCTGCTCAGCCTGGCGGTGGCCATCGCGGTCGTCGCCGTCGGCGTGTTCCTCGTCGGCTACCGGGGCGGCTCACCGGTGAACCTGGCCGTGGCCGGTACGATCACCGGACTCGGTGTGGCGGCCATGCACTACCTCGGTATGTCCGCGATGCACACCGCAGGCGCCCTCCACTACGACACCCCCACCGTGGTGCTGTCGGTCGTGATCGCCGTCGTGGCCGCCACCGCGGCGCTGTGGGCGGCGGTCTCCATCCACGGACTGTGGGCGAGCCTGGGCGCGAGCCTGGTCATGGGAGTGGCCGTGACCGGCATGCACTACACCGGCATGGCCGCGGTCTCCGTCCACCTCGACGGCCAGACCGTGGCCTCGCAGTCACCCACGGGTCTGATGGGCTTTCTCCTGCTCATGCTCGCCGGTCCGCTCGCCGCGCTCCTGGTCGCCGCCGTGATCGTCATGTTCGACCCCGACATGATGCTGGGCGACAACGACAACGACAACGACCGCGACCGCGACCGCGACAGCTGGGACCGGCCGGCCTCCGGACCGCACGGTCCCGGCCCGGGCACCGGCACCCCGGCACAGCAGCCGGGGCAGTACCCGTCGTCCTACCCGTCCTCCGGACAGCACCCCTCGCCCTATCAGTCCTGGTGA
- a CDS encoding DUF3152 domain-containing protein yields MRGRTVTGVAAAAVTTVLAVVVAGQVADAGQGGTATEAAEGAERITEDDTSRSDQRVQPPPQAAPAAPAAPTYAQLLARQFPFDPELKGPGKFEAVPGLDRAPGEGRKIRYRVDVEQGLGLDGALFADAVQRTLNDERSWAHGGAMSFERIPSGEPEFVITLASPGTTAVWCAKSGLDTTVDNVSCDSASTERVMINAYRWARGAETYGAEAMLAYRQMLINHEVGHRLGHGHVNCRTSGALAPVMQQQTKSLDIGGIKCRPNPWAHPGG; encoded by the coding sequence ATGCGCGGCCGCACGGTCACGGGCGTCGCGGCCGCGGCCGTGACGACCGTGCTCGCGGTCGTGGTCGCCGGGCAGGTCGCCGACGCCGGGCAGGGGGGCACCGCCACCGAAGCGGCCGAGGGAGCCGAGCGGATCACCGAGGACGACACCTCCCGCTCCGACCAGCGCGTCCAGCCTCCCCCGCAGGCGGCACCGGCCGCCCCGGCGGCACCCACGTACGCACAGCTGCTGGCCCGGCAGTTCCCGTTCGACCCCGAACTCAAGGGCCCGGGGAAGTTCGAGGCGGTCCCGGGCCTGGACCGGGCGCCCGGCGAGGGCCGGAAGATCCGCTACCGGGTGGACGTCGAGCAGGGACTCGGCCTGGACGGGGCGCTGTTCGCGGACGCCGTCCAGCGGACCCTCAACGACGAGCGCAGCTGGGCACACGGCGGCGCCATGAGCTTCGAGCGGATCCCCTCGGGGGAACCGGAGTTCGTCATCACCCTCGCGAGCCCCGGCACCACCGCGGTCTGGTGCGCCAAGTCGGGTCTCGACACCACCGTCGACAACGTCTCCTGCGACTCCGCCTCCACCGAGCGAGTGATGATCAACGCGTACCGCTGGGCCCGGGGCGCTGAGACGTACGGCGCCGAGGCGATGCTGGCGTACCGCCAGATGCTCATCAACCACGAGGTCGGCCACCGCCTCGGCCACGGCCATGTGAACTGCCGCACCTCCGGAGCCCTGGCCCCCGTGATGCAGCAGCAGACGAAGTCGCTGGACATCGGCGGGATCAAGTGCCGGCCCAACCCCTGGGCGCATCCCGGTGGTTGA
- a CDS encoding NAD-dependent epimerase/dehydratase family protein, producing the protein MRVLLLGANGFLGRFVADRLLADPAVHLTALGRGDDADVRFDLAGGSPGALTRFLDAVHPGVVINCAGTTRGGARDLTRHNTVAVATVCEAMRRSGCDARLVQLGCAAEYGPSQPGSSTAEDAVPRPGGPYGVSKLAATELVLGSGLDAIVLRVFSPVGPGTPAGSPLGRLAEAMRRAMQSGDGELKLSGLGVQRDFVDVRDVARAVHAASLSAAQGVVNIGTGRSVRLRDAAAVLARVAGYAGTLHELDGPPPRPGHPVIGAPRGPEPVPEQLGTAPYPYPDGCGSWQQADVRTARDRLGWRPRINLEESLADIWMEAACRI; encoded by the coding sequence ATGAGGGTGCTGCTGCTCGGAGCAAACGGATTCCTCGGCCGGTTCGTCGCCGACCGGCTACTGGCCGACCCGGCCGTCCATCTGACCGCGCTGGGGCGCGGCGACGACGCCGACGTACGGTTCGACCTCGCGGGCGGCAGCCCGGGAGCACTCACCCGGTTCCTGGACGCAGTCCACCCCGGAGTAGTGATCAACTGCGCGGGCACCACCCGCGGAGGCGCCCGCGACCTCACCCGGCACAACACCGTGGCCGTAGCCACCGTCTGCGAGGCCATGCGCCGCAGCGGCTGCGACGCCCGGCTCGTCCAGCTCGGCTGCGCTGCCGAGTACGGGCCCTCGCAGCCCGGTTCCTCGACCGCGGAGGACGCGGTGCCGCGCCCCGGAGGGCCGTACGGGGTGTCCAAGCTCGCCGCGACCGAGCTGGTCCTCGGGTCCGGACTGGACGCCATCGTCCTCCGGGTGTTCTCGCCGGTCGGTCCGGGAACCCCGGCCGGCTCACCGCTCGGCCGCCTGGCCGAGGCCATGCGCCGCGCGATGCAGTCCGGCGACGGCGAGCTGAAGCTGAGCGGCCTGGGCGTCCAGCGCGACTTCGTCGACGTGCGGGACGTGGCGCGCGCCGTGCACGCCGCCTCACTCTCCGCCGCGCAGGGCGTCGTCAACATCGGAACCGGCCGCTCCGTGCGGCTGCGTGACGCCGCCGCAGTGCTCGCCCGGGTCGCCGGGTACGCGGGGACCCTGCACGAGCTGGACGGACCGCCCCCACGCCCCGGTCATCCCGTGATCGGCGCTCCACGGGGCCCGGAGCCCGTCCCGGAACAGCTGGGCACCGCGCCCTACCCCTACCCCGACGGCTGTGGCAGCTGGCAGCAGGCGGACGTGCGAACCGCCCGCGACCGGCTGGGCTGGCGGCCGCGGATCAACCTCGAGGAGTCCCTCGCGGACATCTGGATGGAGGCGGCATGCCGCATCTGA
- a CDS encoding alpha/beta hydrolase: MSLRTGPAAAAVALVLTGGAAVACDAEGGAGGDGRGRPAASASVPVRPGDAAVGLPGSLANQRPRWAPCADAEGWTCASVRVPLDYAAPDGKTISIALVRRPARGDGGRLGSLLFNFGGPGVSGVGLLPRAAAEYEKLNSRYDLVGFDPRGVSASSGVVCRDDEDMEAAADRVDLTPDTAAEEAAYFADARDFGKGCERRSGELLAHVGTANAARDMDVLRHVLGDRRLNYFGISYGTQLGGTYAHLFPGNVGRMVLDAVVDPTADTVGHARNQTTGFQRALDNYLTSRGEDPRRGTARIAALLARIDEEPLPAGYGRELNQSLALTGIVLPLYSESMWPDLTAALDEAEGRGRGTKLLALADSYNDRGPDGGYGTQSHSQRAISCVDDAQRPTPAEAKALLPEFERISPVFGPFLAWDTAGWCADWPVPGEDGTPDTSAKGAAPILLVGTTGDPATPYEGARRMADELGEGVGVLLTNKGEGHGGYTPSNGCVTGIVDGYLLEGKVPEDGVTCG, encoded by the coding sequence ATGTCATTGCGTACGGGACCGGCCGCGGCGGCGGTGGCGCTGGTGCTGACAGGCGGGGCGGCGGTCGCCTGTGACGCGGAAGGTGGTGCGGGCGGGGACGGCAGGGGCCGCCCCGCGGCCTCCGCGTCCGTCCCGGTGAGGCCTGGCGACGCGGCCGTGGGGCTTCCCGGCTCGCTCGCGAACCAGCGGCCCCGGTGGGCGCCCTGCGCGGATGCGGAGGGCTGGACCTGCGCCTCGGTGCGGGTCCCGCTCGACTACGCCGCCCCGGACGGCAAGACGATCTCCATCGCACTGGTCCGCCGCCCGGCGCGGGGCGACGGCGGGCGGCTCGGCTCGCTGCTGTTCAACTTCGGCGGCCCCGGAGTGTCCGGCGTCGGCCTGCTGCCCCGGGCCGCAGCGGAGTACGAGAAGCTCAACTCGCGCTACGACCTGGTGGGTTTCGACCCGCGCGGGGTGTCGGCGAGTTCGGGCGTGGTCTGCCGCGACGACGAGGACATGGAGGCGGCCGCCGACCGCGTCGACCTGACCCCCGACACGGCAGCGGAGGAAGCGGCCTACTTCGCGGACGCCAGGGACTTCGGCAAGGGCTGCGAGCGCCGTTCCGGGGAACTCCTCGCGCATGTCGGCACGGCGAACGCCGCGCGGGACATGGATGTCCTCCGCCATGTCCTGGGCGACCGCAGGCTCAACTACTTCGGCATCTCCTACGGCACCCAGCTCGGCGGCACATACGCCCATCTCTTCCCGGGGAACGTGGGGCGGATGGTGCTGGACGCCGTGGTCGACCCGACGGCTGACACGGTGGGGCACGCCCGCAACCAGACCACCGGTTTCCAGCGCGCCCTTGACAACTACCTGACCAGCAGGGGCGAGGACCCTCGGCGGGGCACGGCCCGGATAGCGGCGCTGCTGGCGCGGATCGACGAGGAGCCACTGCCGGCGGGCTACGGCCGCGAGCTGAACCAGAGCCTGGCACTCACCGGAATCGTGCTTCCCCTCTACTCCGAGAGCATGTGGCCCGATCTGACGGCGGCCCTCGACGAGGCGGAGGGGCGGGGCCGCGGAACGAAGCTGCTGGCTCTTGCCGACTCCTACAACGACCGTGGGCCGGACGGCGGTTACGGTACGCAGAGTCACTCGCAGCGGGCGATATCGTGCGTGGACGACGCGCAGCGCCCGACCCCCGCCGAGGCGAAGGCCCTGCTGCCCGAGTTCGAGCGGATATCCCCGGTGTTCGGACCCTTCCTGGCCTGGGACACGGCGGGATGGTGTGCCGACTGGCCGGTCCCCGGTGAGGACGGGACCCCCGATACCAGCGCGAAGGGCGCGGCCCCGATCCTGCTCGTGGGCACGACCGGCGACCCGGCGACCCCCTATGAGGGGGCCCGGCGGATGGCGGACGAACTGGGCGAGGGCGTCGGCGTCCTGCTCACCAACAAGGGCGAGGGCCATGGCGGCTACACCCCGTCGAACGGATGCGTGACAGGCATCGTCGACGGCTACCTGCTGGAGGGCAAGGTTCCGGAGGACGGCGTGACCTGCGGTTAG
- a CDS encoding alpha/beta hydrolase codes for MPTSPAGRPAAGPDPGGDGRDHDAPGPPEAPGPHRSAAPPRRDGAAQGAPVITHLTGSPGRRGGAARRVGTLLAAGIATTLLVTAGCSEGDGGGGNGEQGDRDLAGQSLDWRPCPAPSEAEGGGTAPSPLPGGTAWECSFMEVPRDWAKPGGETIELALIRAKARDQANRIGSLIFNFGGPGGSGVSTLPAAAADFERLRARYDLVSFDPRGVGRSQPVECLDDKELDAYYAQDATPDDSAEEKAYSENLSRYGSACEENSGPDLPYVGTTNAARDMDLMRRVLGDDRLHYFGISYGTELGGVYAHLFPKNVGRAVFDAVVDPTSTAVEGSLGQARGFQLAFTNFAEDCVARGDACQLPGGTPEEIQQFVIDLQNRLEKQPIPGIGDRELTQTQATNGIAQALYSKEYWPLLEQGLDEADGGDGSLLLALSDAMNGRNREGQYSNLQAANAAINCVDFKERYSLDQTKARLPEFRKASPVFGDYLGWGLMGCKHWPVPGQWETPDVSAPGAAPIVVIGNTGDPATPYEGARAMAEALGEGVGVELTYEGEGHGAYNSGNKCVAEAVDRYLLNGKVPASGTVCR; via the coding sequence ATGCCGACCTCCCCCGCCGGTCGTCCCGCTGCCGGCCCCGATCCCGGCGGCGACGGCCGGGACCACGACGCCCCGGGCCCTCCGGAGGCGCCCGGCCCGCACCGGTCCGCTGCCCCCCCTCGCCGGGACGGCGCCGCGCAGGGGGCGCCGGTCATCACCCATCTCACCGGGAGTCCCGGACGCCGCGGCGGAGCCGCGCGGCGCGTCGGGACCCTGCTCGCCGCCGGCATCGCCACCACGCTCCTGGTCACCGCGGGCTGCTCGGAGGGTGACGGAGGAGGCGGGAACGGGGAGCAGGGTGACCGGGATCTCGCCGGCCAGAGCCTCGACTGGAGGCCGTGCCCCGCGCCCTCGGAGGCCGAGGGCGGCGGCACCGCGCCCTCGCCACTGCCCGGCGGCACCGCGTGGGAGTGCTCGTTCATGGAGGTTCCGCGCGACTGGGCGAAGCCCGGTGGCGAGACCATCGAGCTGGCCCTCATCCGGGCGAAGGCCCGAGACCAGGCGAACCGGATCGGTTCGCTGATCTTCAACTTCGGCGGGCCCGGCGGCTCGGGGGTCAGCACCCTGCCCGCGGCGGCGGCGGACTTCGAGCGGCTGCGCGCCCGCTACGACCTGGTGAGCTTCGACCCTCGGGGGGTGGGCCGCAGCCAGCCCGTCGAGTGCCTCGACGACAAGGAGCTGGACGCGTACTACGCCCAGGACGCCACCCCGGACGACAGCGCCGAGGAGAAGGCGTACAGCGAGAACCTGAGCCGGTACGGCTCCGCCTGCGAGGAGAACTCGGGGCCGGACCTGCCCTACGTCGGCACCACCAACGCCGCCCGGGACATGGATCTGATGCGCCGGGTCCTCGGTGACGACAGGCTGCACTACTTCGGCATCTCCTACGGAACCGAACTCGGCGGCGTCTACGCCCACCTCTTCCCGAAGAACGTCGGACGGGCGGTGTTCGACGCCGTAGTCGACCCGACCAGCACCGCGGTGGAGGGCTCGCTCGGCCAGGCCAGGGGCTTCCAGCTGGCGTTCACCAACTTCGCCGAGGACTGCGTCGCGCGTGGGGACGCCTGCCAGCTGCCGGGCGGCACCCCCGAGGAGATCCAGCAGTTCGTCATCGACCTCCAGAACCGGCTGGAGAAGCAGCCTATCCCGGGCATCGGCGACCGTGAACTCACCCAGACCCAGGCCACCAACGGCATCGCCCAGGCCCTGTACTCCAAGGAGTACTGGCCGCTGCTGGAGCAGGGGCTCGACGAGGCGGACGGAGGTGACGGCTCCCTGCTGCTCGCGCTGTCCGACGCGATGAACGGACGCAACAGGGAGGGGCAGTACAGCAATCTCCAGGCCGCCAACGCCGCGATCAACTGCGTCGACTTCAAGGAGCGCTACTCCCTGGACCAGACCAAGGCGCGGCTCCCCGAGTTCCGGAAGGCGTCGCCGGTCTTCGGCGACTACCTGGGCTGGGGCCTGATGGGCTGCAAGCACTGGCCGGTGCCCGGGCAGTGGGAGACGCCCGACGTCAGCGCGCCCGGCGCCGCCCCGATCGTCGTCATCGGCAACACCGGTGACCCGGCGACCCCGTACGAGGGCGCCCGGGCCATGGCCGAGGCGCTCGGCGAGGGGGTCGGGGTCGAGCTGACGTACGAGGGCGAGGGACACGGTGCCTACAACAGCGGCAACAAGTGCGTGGCGGAAGCGGTGGACCGGTATCTGCTGAACGGGAAGGTACCGGCATCCGGGACCGTCTGCCGCTGA
- the pelF gene encoding GT4 family glycosyltransferase PelF: protein MRIGLLTEGGYPYATGQSGLWCDRLVRGLPQHDFDVYALSRSAHQEDQGWMELPRHVQRVRTAPLWAPEDDGRTYGRRERRLFAAHFASLAAAVCSDGDREAFAEGLYGLAGLARERGGLHAALRSELAVRTLESACRAPGARRAVHTAAVPDLLAFTDEIERALRPLSLDWYGDGSLGAADLCHAASGGTAAVPGLLAKRFFGVPLLVTEYGVQLRARYLAAHGTPLAVPVRALLAAFHGCLASEVYRQASVITPGNTHARRWQERCGADPARLRTVYPGMDAERFTAVGEGDDPGDPYTLVWVGRIEPAKDLISLLHAFARVHREEPGARLRILGPPATGPESGAYLAHCTALAAQLFPDEAADAHAVGENPVSFEEIGGPEATDLADAYAAGAVIVLSSVVEGFPISLVEAMFCGRATVSTDVGAVVEVIGGTGLVVPPRNPRAFADACLALLRDPERRRRLGAAARARALELFTVEQNIAAFRGIYLELISHSPVHRDSDAVDGDGAPVPFATPAEAHVPGHWTGGRSRPRWADSAPISTAAAPGGPDA, encoded by the coding sequence ATGCGGATCGGGTTGCTCACGGAAGGTGGCTATCCGTATGCGACGGGTCAGTCCGGGCTCTGGTGCGACCGGCTCGTGCGCGGGCTCCCGCAGCACGACTTCGACGTCTACGCCCTCAGCCGCTCCGCCCACCAGGAGGACCAGGGCTGGATGGAGCTGCCGCGCCACGTCCAGCGCGTGCGGACGGCGCCGCTGTGGGCGCCCGAGGACGACGGACGCACCTACGGGCGCCGTGAACGGCGCCTCTTCGCCGCCCACTTCGCCTCCCTCGCCGCCGCCGTGTGCTCCGACGGCGACCGCGAGGCGTTCGCCGAGGGGCTGTACGGACTCGCCGGTCTCGCCCGCGAGCGCGGCGGTCTGCACGCGGCACTGCGCTCCGAACTCGCCGTACGCACACTGGAGTCCGCCTGCCGCGCTCCCGGCGCACGCCGTGCCGTGCACACCGCCGCGGTACCGGACCTCCTCGCCTTCACCGACGAGATCGAGCGCGCGCTGCGCCCGCTCTCCCTCGACTGGTACGGGGACGGTTCCCTCGGCGCGGCAGACCTCTGCCATGCCGCGTCCGGCGGCACCGCGGCCGTGCCCGGCCTTCTGGCCAAACGCTTCTTCGGGGTTCCGCTGCTGGTCACCGAGTACGGCGTACAACTGCGCGCCCGCTATCTCGCGGCCCACGGCACGCCCCTCGCCGTGCCCGTCCGCGCCCTGCTCGCCGCCTTCCACGGCTGCCTCGCCTCGGAGGTGTACCGGCAGGCCTCCGTGATCACCCCCGGGAACACCCATGCCAGACGCTGGCAGGAGAGGTGCGGGGCCGACCCCGCCCGGCTGCGCACGGTCTACCCCGGTATGGACGCGGAGCGCTTCACCGCGGTGGGGGAGGGGGACGACCCGGGCGACCCGTACACCCTCGTCTGGGTGGGCAGGATCGAGCCGGCCAAGGACCTCATCTCGCTGCTCCACGCCTTCGCGAGGGTGCACCGGGAGGAGCCCGGGGCGCGGCTGAGGATTCTGGGTCCCCCCGCCACGGGGCCCGAGTCCGGCGCCTACCTCGCGCACTGCACGGCCCTGGCCGCGCAGCTCTTCCCCGACGAGGCCGCGGACGCGCACGCGGTCGGCGAGAACCCCGTCTCGTTCGAGGAGATAGGCGGCCCGGAGGCCACGGATCTCGCCGACGCCTACGCCGCCGGGGCGGTGATCGTGCTGTCGAGCGTCGTCGAGGGCTTCCCGATCAGCCTGGTCGAGGCGATGTTCTGCGGCCGGGCGACCGTGTCCACCGACGTCGGAGCCGTCGTCGAGGTCATCGGCGGCACGGGGCTCGTGGTTCCCCCGCGCAACCCCCGGGCGTTCGCGGACGCCTGCCTGGCACTGCTGCGCGACCCCGAACGCAGGCGACGGCTCGGCGCGGCGGCCCGCGCCCGGGCGCTCGAACTCTTCACCGTCGAGCAGAACATCGCCGCCTTCCGCGGCATCTATCTGGAGCTGATCTCCCACAGCCCGGTCCACCGCGACTCGGACGCCGTCGACGGCGACGGGGCGCCCGTCCCCTTCGCCACCCCGGCGGAGGCCCATGTCCCCGGTCACTGGACCGGCGGCCGCAGCCGCCCCCGCTGGGCGGACTCCGCTCCCATCAGCACCGCGGCCGCACCGGGAGGGCCCGATGCCTGA
- a CDS encoding spherulation-specific family 4 protein, protein MPHLISTDRALSATGADRLGLGVPGYAHPLVAPAEWAELARPGTPLHWAVLDVADGPGSRPDPHCLEAAGRLTNAGVRVLGRIDLARGDRMFGEIVSDAHRYLGWYKVGGFLLDRCPVEQADLSRVRRATATLEAVLGGGHIVLGHGAHPHPGYAEVADQLVTFRGAWTDYRWSQVAQWTADHPPERFVHLVHGVPRTHLDEAMRIARWQGAGTIFFTDRSGPRWGQIGAFDSLPGYWDEIVSRIGPGVSE, encoded by the coding sequence ATGCCGCATCTGATCAGCACGGACCGCGCACTCTCCGCCACGGGCGCCGACCGGCTCGGTCTCGGTGTCCCCGGCTACGCACACCCCCTGGTCGCCCCGGCCGAATGGGCCGAGCTGGCCAGACCGGGCACCCCGCTGCACTGGGCCGTCCTCGATGTCGCGGACGGCCCGGGCAGCAGACCCGACCCCCACTGCCTGGAGGCGGCCGGCAGGCTCACCAACGCCGGAGTCCGGGTGCTGGGCCGCATCGACCTCGCCCGCGGCGACCGGATGTTCGGTGAGATCGTCTCCGACGCCCATCGCTACCTCGGCTGGTACAAGGTCGGCGGATTCCTGCTGGACCGCTGCCCGGTCGAGCAGGCCGACCTGTCCCGGGTACGCCGTGCCACGGCCACGCTGGAGGCCGTTCTCGGCGGCGGGCACATCGTCCTGGGCCACGGCGCGCACCCGCACCCCGGATACGCGGAGGTGGCCGACCAGCTCGTCACCTTCCGCGGCGCCTGGACCGACTACCGCTGGTCGCAGGTGGCGCAGTGGACCGCCGACCATCCGCCGGAGCGCTTCGTCCACCTCGTGCACGGGGTACCCCGGACGCATCTGGACGAGGCCATGAGAATCGCCCGCTGGCAGGGAGCGGGAACGATCTTCTTCACCGACCGCTCCGGCCCGAGGTGGGGACAGATCGGGGCATTCGACTCGTTGCCCGGCTACTGGGACGAAATCGTCTCGCGGATTGGACCGGGTGTCTCGGAATGA